The Amycolatopsis sp. DG1A-15b genome contains the following window.
TAGTCCTTCCAGCCGGCCTCGCCGTACTTTGCGATGGTGCCGAGGAGGAACGCCAGGCCGGGCGAAGCCGTCGCCGGGTCCTCGGCGACCAGCAGGTCCTTGTACTTCGGGTCGGCCAGGTCGTCGTAGCTCGACGGCGCCGGGATCCCCTTGCCGGCGAAGTAGTTCGTGTCGACGTTGACGCAGACGTCGCCGACGTCGACCGCCGACAGCCGGTGCTCGGGGTCGACGGCGTAGCGCTGCGGCCCGCGGTCGGCTTCCGGGCTGGTGTAGGGCTCGAAGACGCCCTCGGCCAGCGCCCGCGAGGCGAAGGTGGAGTCGACGCCGTACGCGACGTCGCCGATCGGGTTGGCCTTCGTCAGCACGAGCTTGTTGGTCAGCGATCCGGCGTCGCCCTGCTTGAGCACGGAGACCTTGATGCCCGACTGCTTCTGGAAGGCGTCGAGCACCTCCTGCGGCGCGAGGAACGAATCGTGCGTCACGAGGGTGACGGTGGGCGTCTGCTGCGTACCACCGTCACCGTCCGACAGCGAGCACGCCGCGGCGACGGCGCTGACGGCGGCAATGGCCGTCGCGGCGCGAACAGCCCTGCGTTTCATCTACCCTCCTGCACTTCGCCGGACGCGGGAGGGAAGCCCTCCCGTCGCCGGCATGATCCGGTCAGGTGCGAACGGTCGCGGGTGACCCCGCCTCTCAGCCCGGCTCACCGGACTCCCGTGGCAACCGTGCAGCGTAGTCCAGGACGGACGACCATGGAGACATGACGGAAATCTTGAGCGACTCCGAGGCCGACGGACGATTGGCCGCGGACTGGACGCGGTCCGGCGCGGTGATCTCCCGCGAGGTGGAGCTGGCGAGCTTCCCCCAGGCGATCGAGGTGGTGAACCGGGTGGCGGAACTCGCCGAGGCCGCCGACCACCACCCGGACATCGACATCCGCTGGCGCACGCTGACCTTCCGGCTCAGCACCCACTCGGCGGGCGGCCTGACGGCGAAGGACTTCGACCTGGCGTCGCAGATCGATGAGGTGCTCGCCGCGGTGTGATCTCGGCTACGCTGAGTGCACCTTCGCCCGGGTTCGGCGTCTCTCGGTTACCGGAACCTTCGGGAGGGAGACACAGATGACTCAGGCAATCGTGGTCGGCACGGCGGCGTTCGCGGCAATGGTGGCGGCAGCCGGCGGGGTGCTCTGGTTCACCGCCCGCAACCGCCGTCACCTGGACGGCTGAGAGTTCGATCACAGCTGTTAACGGGCGGCATGATCAGCGCGCTGTTCCTGCGGAAGCATCGGTTCGGCCCATAGGGAACGCCATGAACAGCACCGCCGCCCTCACCCCCGCCCAGCGCGCCTGGATCAACGCCCTCGCCACCGCGGTGGTGCTGATCGCGATCGCGGTGCTGGGCCTGCTCGGCTAGTTCGCCAGGGCCTGCCGGATCTTCCGGATCCGGCGGGCTACCGGTGATTTGCCCGGGTGGCGGGAACTCGGCCGGTGGCTCGTCACCGACGGACCAGTACTCCAGGCAGGACAGGCGCCCCTCCTCGGCGAACACGATGAGCCCCCCGTCGGGCCCGTCGGCTTCGACCGCGACCGGGGCGTCGGCGAGCTCCGCGGCCGGCAGGGTCCCGTCGACCACCAGGTTGATGCTCGGGCACCCGCAGCCGCAGCGGCCGGTCACCCGGGCCGTGGTGGCCTGCGCGCGCAGTTCCGCGGCACCGGGGAAGTCCGCCGCGAGCAGTGTGTCCAGTGTCGTCCGCTCGTTCGGCGTGAGCGGGCGGGGCTCGGTCCGCGCCATCAGTAGCGGGACATGTTCGGGATCGTCTTCTCGGCGACCCCGATGAGGTCTTCGACCTTCGCCACATCGGCCGTCACGTCCTCGGCGGTCACCGAAGGCGCCTCGGAAGAACGGTAGGCGACTTCGTTGCGCCGGACCCGCATCCGGTTGAAGGGACGCAGAAGCGGCCCCAGCGGCGGATCGAGCTGCGCGAGAACCGCTTCGTAGACGGCGATGTGGCCCCCGCGGCTCGTCGCACGCAGGCCTTGGTTCTGCAGGACGGCCGCCAGCGACCGGCGGGCGCCGTCGTACGCCAGCGTGTAGGCGCCCTCCGGGTCCGAGGCCAGTAGCTGCCGTGCCGAAGCGACGTGCGTGCGGGCCCGGGCGAGCTCCGCTTCCGCGGCCTCCCGCGAAGCCGGGACGTGTTCGAGGGAACCGCGCGCGATGAGCGCGTCGATCGTGGCGCGGCCCTGGTTCCACCGGGTCATCGGGAAGTCTCCTGATCGAGGGGCAGCGGGACCAGCGGACGCTCACGCACGCTGGTGAGGAACGGATCCGCGCTGTCCGCCGCCCACGACGCCGGCGAGATCCGGTGGACGTTGACCTCGCGGCCCAGCCGCCGTGACACGCCCTCGGCCAGGTCGAAGAGCGCGTCCGGGTCGGGCGAGCCGACGACGAGCACGTCGACGTCCCCGGGCGGCGGCCCCGGTTCGCCGCTGTAGCGCGCGGCCCAGGAGCCGTAGATGTAGGCCTCGCGCACGCCCGCCAGACCGGACAAGGCCTCGGCGAGCAGCGGCAGCGGCCCGAAGGTGACCGCGATGACCTCGCTCAGCGGCCGGTAGAGCGGGGTGTCCGTGCGGGCTTTGACGAGCCGGCTCCGGCCGACCCGCCGGTCTTCCAGGATGCCGCCGCCGACGAGCCGTTCGACCTCTCGCAGCACGGCCGTCGGCGTGACACCACACGCCTCGGCGAGCTCGGTGATGCTGTACTCGCGCTCCGGGTGCAGCAGCACCAGCGCCAACAGCTCACCCTGCATGCGCGACCGCAGCAGCGGCAGCAAGCTCGACGAAGCTTTCATTGGACGCAGTATATCCTGCGTCCAATGAAAGCGACAGTCAGTAGTTCTTGCTCACGCAGCGTGCGTCAGACGTTGAAGCGGAACTCGACCACGTCGCCGTCGGCCATGACGTAGTCCTTGCCCTCCATGCGGACCTTGCCCGCCGCGCGGGCCGCCGCCATCGAACCCGCCGCCATCAGGTCGTCGTAGGAGACGATCTCCGCCTTGATGAAGCCGCGCTCGAAGTCCGTGTGGATCACGCCCGCCGCCTGTGGGGCCGTCGCGCCCTGCGGAATCGTCCACGCGCGGGACTCCTTCGGGCCCGCCGTCAGGTACGTCTGCAGGCCGAGGGTGTGGAAACCCGCGCGGGCCAGGGAGTACAGCCCCGGCTCCGGCTGGCCGACCGACTCGAGCAGCTCGCGCACCGACTCCTCGTCGTCCAGCTCCAGCAGCTCCGCCTCGACCTTCGCGTCGAGGAACACCGCGTCCGCCGGGGCGACCAGCTTGGTCAGCTCCTCGCGGCGGGCTTCGTCCGTGAGCACCGCCTCGTCGGCGTTGAAGACGTACAGGAACGGCTTCGTCGTCAGGAGGCTGTGCTCGCGAAGCAGTTCGAGGTCGACGTCCTTCTGAGCCGAGAAGAGCGTGCGTCCGCTGTCGAGGATCTCCTTCGCCTTCTGCGCGGCTTCGAGCGCGGGCTTGGCTTCCTTCTTGGTCCGCGCTTCCTTCTCCAACCGCCAGACGGCCTTCTCGAGGGTCTGCAGGTCGGCCAGGATGAGCTCGGTGTTGATCGTCTCGATGTCGCTCAGCGGATCGATCCGGCCGTCGACGTGGATCACGTCCGGGTCGTCGAACACGCGGATGACCTGGCAGATCGCGTTGGCCTCACGGATGTTCGCCAGGAACTTGTTGCCCAGCCCGGCACCCTCGGACGCGCCCTTCACGATGCCCGCGATGTCCACAAAGGACACCACGGCCGGGACGATCTTCTCCGACTTGTGCAGCTCGGCCAGCTTGTCCAGCCGGGGGTCCGGCAGCGGCACGACACCGACGTTCGGCTCGATCGTCGCGAACGGGTAGTTCGCGGCGAGCACGTTGTTCCGGGTCAGCGCGTTGAACAGGGTGGACTTGCCGACGTTGGGCAGGCCGACGATACCGAGGGTGAGGCTCACGACCCCGCAGTCTACGTGGCTGCCCCGGTCGCGGCCCACGCACCCAACGCCGTGGCGGATTTCCGCCAGCGACGGCGCTGACCTGCTGGCATGCTCGGATCAATGGTCACCGAAACGCTCTCACTCTGGCGCGACGCCGAGCGCTGCTACCGCGTGGTCACCGCCCGCGACTCGCGCTTCGACGGCCAGTTCATCATGGCGGTCCGCACCACCGGGATCTACTGCCGCCCGTCCTGCCCGGCGTCGACGCCGAAGGTGCAGAACGTCCGCTTCTTCCCGACGTCGGCGGCCGCGCAGGCCAACGGCTTCCGCGCCTGCCGCCGCTGCCTGCCCGACGCCGTGCCCGGCTCACCGGACTGGAACGTGCGCGCCGACCTGGCCGCGCGGGCGATGCGCCTGATCTCCGACGGGACCGTCGAGCGCGAAGGCGTCCCGGGTCTCGCCCGGCGGCTCGGGTACTCGGAACGCCAGCTGGGCCGGGTGCTCACCGCCGAGCTGGGCGCGGGCCCGCTGGCCCTGGCCCGCGCGCACCGCGCGCACTCGGCGCGGCTGCTCATCGAGATGTCCGAGCTGCCGCTGACGGACGTCGCCTTCGCGGCGGGCTTCTCCAGCGTGCGGCAGTTCAACGAGACGATCCGCGAAGTGTTCGCCACGACGCCTTCGCAGCTTCGTGCCTTCGCGGCTTCACGACGTGGCCGGCAGAGCGATGTGACCGGAACTCGGCTCAGCCTGCGGCTGCCGTTCCGGCCGCCCTTCGACGCTTCAGGGTTGCTTCGCTTCTTCGCGGCCCACGCGCTGCCGGGCATCGAAGAAGTCACTGCGGAGACCTACGCGCGGACCCTGCGGCTCGCCCACGGCACCGGCGTCGTGCGATTGACGCCTTCGCCCGACCACGTGCGCTGTGAGCTGGTGCTCACCGACCTGCGCGATCTCGGCAGCGCGGTCAGCCGGGTGCGCCGGCTGCTCGACCTCGACGCCGACCCCGCGGCGGTCACCCGCGTCCTCGGCGCCGATCCGGCGCTGGCCCCGGTGGTCGCGGCCGTGCCGGGGATCCGGGTGCCGGGCGCGGTGGACGGCGAGGAACTGCTGCTCCGGGCCCTGCTCGATGGGGTACCGCCCGGCGAAGAAGTGCCGGGCGAGTGGGGCGTGAAGCGGCTCTTCCCGACGGCGGCCCAGGTTGCGACGGCCGGGCTCGGCGAAACCGTCACCGGCGTGGCCGCCGCCCTGGCCGAAGGGCGCTTGGCGGTCCACGTCGGCCGGGAGGCGGCCGAACTGCGCGCGGAGCTGCTGGCGTGCCCGGGCGTCGACCCGTCGACGGCGGACTACGTGCTGATGCGCGTCCTCGGCGCCCCGGACGTCCTGCTCGCCGGCGACACCGAGGTCCGGCGCGGCGCCGAGGCCCTGGGCATCGCGCCGGCCTCACTCGGCGAGCGGGCCCGTGCGTGGACGCCGTGGTGTTCCTACGCCGGGATGTACCTCCGGAACGCGGCGGCCCCCACTCTGGCCGGCTAGCCCTGTTCGCCCTGCCACAGCAGGGCCTGGGCGACGATGACCTGGTTCCCGTCGAACGTCGCCGCCGGTGAGCCGTGCAGGCGGTAGCCGAGTTCGAGCGCCTCGCTGACCCGGTGGCAGAACTTCGCGTCGTCCGGGCCGGTGAGCAGGCGGTAGCGGGGCAGGCCGTTCGGCGGCTGGTCCGTCATGGCTTCATCTTGTCCGAGCGATCAGCCCGCGCGCACCTCCAATGTCGAACCCGTGCGGGACTTCCGGACCCGCAGCCGGGTCGGGATGCGCTGCCGCAGCTCCTCGACGTGGGACACCAGCCCGACCACCCGGCCGCCGGCACGGAGCTCGTCGAGGATGTTCATCACGACGTCGAGGGTTTCGGCGTCCAGCGTACCGAACCCTTCGTCGACGAACAGCGTGTCCAGCAGCGCGCCGCCCGCCTCCCCCGCGACGACGTCCGCCAGCCCCAGCGCGAGGGCCAGTGACGCGAGGAACGATTCGCCACCGGACAGGGTCTTCGCCGGGCGGATGGTGCCCGAGTAGTCGTCCAGCACGTCGATGCCGAGCCCGCCGCGGGTGCCGCGCGCCCCGGCCGCGTCCGAGTGCACGAACGAGTACCGGCCCTGGCTCATCGTGCGCAGCCGGTGCGTGGCGGCGACGGCGACTTCTTCGAGCCGGGCCGCCAGCACGTACGACCGCAGCGACATCTTGCGGCTGTTCTGCCCGCGCCCGTTGACGACCTCCGCCAGGGCCCGCAGCTCGGCGTACTCCGCTTCGGCCGGCGCGAGCCCGGCCAGCGCCGCGCGCAGCAGACCGGCCAGCCGGGTCAGCTCCTCGTGCTGCGCGGTGGCCGCCCGAAGCGCCGCGTACGCGGAGTCCGCGCGCGCCCGGGCCAGCTGGGCCGCGTCGGCCGCCCGCCCGACGTCCACGACGTCGTCCGGCGAGATCCCGAACAGGTCCGGCTCGGCCAGCAGCGCCCGCGCGCCCGCGGCGGCCGCCTCGGCTTCGGCGATGCCCTGCTCCAGCTTCTCGATCTGCTCGTCCGGCAGCATCGCGGCGCGCGCCTTCTTCAGCGAGGTGAACCCCTTCGCCGCGACCGCCGCGTCGACCAGCGCCCGCTGCTGGGTGACGCGTTCCCGCGCGCCGACGACCGCCGTGCGCGCCTCGGCGACCGCCTCCAGGGCCTCGGCCAGGCCGAGGAGGTGCTGCCGCCGCGCGCCGACGTCCGCGAACTCACCCCGCCCGGCGACCAGGCGGCGCTCCCGCTCGGCCAGCCGCTCCTCCAGGGCGCGGACGTCGGTCATGGCTTCGGTCGCCGCCTGTTCGGCCCGGCGAAGGCGCTCGGTGCGCGCTTCCAGATCACGCTCCAGCAGGACGACCTGGTGCCCCAGCTTGGCCTTGGCGGACGCCTGCCCGGTCAACGCGGCGACGGTGGCGCGGGCCTCCGCCAGCTCGGCAGTGATCGACCCGGCCGTGCGCCCGGCCAGCCGTTCGATCAGCCCGGCCAGCCGCGCCTTCGCCTCTTCCAGCGCGACGACCACCCGCTGCCGCACCGCGTCCGCCGCCTGCTCGGCTTCCTCGGCCGCGCGTTCCTCCGCCGGGTCGACCAGCTCGACGTCCCGGTTCGCCTTCGCCGGGTGCTCGGCCGAGCCGCACACCGGGCACGGCGCGCCGTCCGGCAACGCGGCGGCCAGCTCGGCCGCCATGCCGTCGAGCCGTCGCTCCCGCAGGTCGAGCCGGCGCTGCCGGGCCGCCTGGTGCGTGTCGACGACCTCGCGCAACTTCGCCTCGCCCCGTTGGACCTTCGCCTGCGCCTCGGGCAGTTCGGCCGCGTCGCGGGCGAAGGCGCGCAGCTCCTCCACCTTCGCCTTGGCGCCGTCGAGCTTCGCTTCGGCTTCGGCGGCTTCGAGGGCACCGGCCCGCAGCTCGGCCAGCCGGCCGGGGATCGCGGCGAGTTCCGCGGACAGCTCCTCGACCTGCTGGCGAGCCGTGACGGCAACCAGCTTCCGGTCGTCCCGCCGCATGACGTCGAGTTCCTGCTGCTCGGCCTCGGCGACCAGTTCCGCGACCGCGCCCGCCTCTTCGCGCGCCGCGGCCGCCCGCGCCTTCAGGTCGCCGGTCGCCCGGGTGCCGAACTCCCGCAGCCGGGCGCCGCGCGCCTTCTCCGCCTGCTCGGCTTCGGTCAGTTCGGCGGCCCGGCGGTCCAGCAGGTCGGCCTCCACGGCGACCCCGGCGGCCCGCCGCGCGGCGGCGACCTCCTGCGCCCACTCCGCCCGCTGCGGCGCCTGTTCGGTGATCTCGAGCAGCCGCAGGTGCGCCGTGCGGACGCGGCGGATCTTTTCCGCGCCCGCGCGTTCTTCCTGCAGGTAGAGGTCCGCTCGCTGCGCGGCCGCCCGCGCCCGCTCCTCCTCGGCTGTCACCTGCCCGACCCGGGCTTCCGCCTCGGTGAGCACGGCGCCGACCCACTCGGCCACGTCCGTCTCGGGCGGGTCCTGCTGGGCCTCCTGCGCGTACCGGGCCAACAGCTCGCGCACGTCCCGCTGCCGCGCTTCCAGCTCGCGACCGCGTTCGGCGCGCAGGTCGGCGAACCAGCGTTCGACATCGGCGAAGCGCTCGGTGCCGAACAGCCGCTCCAGCAGCTTCTCGCGCTCGGCGGTGTCCGATCGCAGGAAGCGGGCGAACTCGCCCTGCGGGAGCAGCACCACCTGGAAGAACTGGGCCGCGGTCATCCCGAGCAGCCGCTCGACGGTGCGCGCGACCTCTTCGATCCGGATCAGGCCCTCCGGCGCCAGACCGGCGGGCGCGGTGCCGATCCAGCTCAGCGACACCCTCGCCTGCTGGGTGGTCGTGCCCTCGCCGCGCCGCTTCGGCCGCTGGTACTCCGGGTTGCGCACGATCTTCAGCCGGTGGCCCTGCACGGTGAGCTCCAGCGCCACCTCGGTGACCTGGTCGCGCTCGGCGAGGTCACACCTCAGTCGCTTCGCCTCGTTGCGGGCGCCGGGGACCACGCCGAACAGCGCGAACGCGATCGCGTCGAGCAGCGTCGTCTTGCCCGCGCCGGTTTCGCCGTGCAGGAGGAAGAGACCGTCGGCGCCGAGCACGTCGAAGTCGACCACTTCGCGCGCGCAGTACGGCCCGAAGGCCTCGACCTCCAGCCTGTGCAGCCTCATTTCGCGAGGGCCCCCCGGTCGGCCGCTTCCAGGGCCAGGAACAGGAGCTGTTCTTCGCTTTCGGTCGGCGGGGCGCCGCGGCAGTCGTCGAGGAAGCTGCGCGATACCTCGATGTCGGACCGGCCGCGGACGGCGTCGGAGTAGCGCAGCGGGGCGCCGGCGTGCCCGCCCGCGGGCTCCCACTCCAGGTGCACCGCGTACGGGAACCGCATGCGCAGCCGCCGCATCGCGTCGACCGGGCGCACCCGGTCGGTGACCGTGACCGACAGGAAGTGGTCGAGGTAGGCGTCGTGCGCCGGGTCGAGCAGGAGGTCTTCGAGCTCGCCGGTGAGCGCCGCGAGTGCCCTCGGCACGGGCAGCTCGTGGCGCCGGACCTCGGCGAGGCCGTCGGCGTCCAGGTCGACCAGCCAGACCGATTTGCGTTGGCGGGCCTCGGAAAACGAGTAGGCCAGCGGGCTGCCGGAGTACCGCAGGTGCTCGGCGAGCGTCTGCGGGCCGTGGAGGTGGCCGAGCGCCACGTAGTCGACGCCGTCGAAGACCGAGCCGGGTACCTGTTCGACGCCGCCGACCGCGATGGTCCGTTCGCTGTCGGTGGGTTCGCCGCCGGTGACGAACGCGTGCGCGAGCACGACCGACCGGACGCCGGGCCGGGTTCCGAGGTCCGCGCGGATCCGGCGCATGGCCTCGGTGAGCACGCCGGTGTGGCCGCGCGCGTCGGGTACGCCCAGCGCGTGGCGCGCCGGTTCCGGTTCCAGGTAAGGGATGCCGTAGACGGCGACCGGGCCGCCGGCGTCGTCGAGCAGCACCGGTTCGGCCAGCCCGGCGACGGTGGTGCGCAGGTGGAGCCCACCGGCCGCGGCGAACTCCGCGAAGGCGCCGAGGCGGGGCGCCGAGTCGTGGTTTCCGGGCGTGACGACCAGTTGCGCGCCGGCCGCGCGGATCCGGGCGACGGCTTTCGTCGCCACCCGCACGGCTTCGGCGGAGGGGACCGCGCGGTCGTAGATGTCGCCTGCCACCAGGACGGCGTCGATCGCCTCGCCGGCCACCAGGTCGGCGAGGTGCCCGAGCACCGCTTCCTGTTCCGCGAGCAGGTCGGCGCCGTGGAACGTGCGGCCGATGTGCCAGTCGGAGGTGTGCAGGAATCTCACGGGCGCCAACGGTACGACCCGGCTCCGACGAAATCGCGCAGGCACGCCGCCCGCTCACTCGAACGTGTGTACTAACACGAGCGGGCAAGATCGGACACGCCCCGGGCGGAATCGATGTGTTCGCAGGTCAGCTACCCAGAGCGACGGATCGGGTGCGATTTTTGTCGGTGCGGTCCGCCATGATGTCTGCGAGCCCGGAGCTTGGAGGGAGAGACGAAGTGGCGACAGTGCTGACCACCGCGGCGATCGTGCTCGCGGTCCTGCTGCTGTTCGCCGTCGCGGTGCTGTGGCGGCTGTACCAGGACGGGATGCGCCGGGCGGACGCGGCGGCCCGGCTGGTGGCGGCCGAGCGGGCCAAGGCGGACCAGCAGCAGCTGGCGCTGCGGCGCTACGAGGTCGCGTTCGCGTCGATCAGCGGTCGCGGCGAGCTGGGCGAGCAGGTGCTGGTCG
Protein-coding sequences here:
- a CDS encoding thiamine ABC transporter substrate-binding protein codes for the protein MKRRAVRAATAIAAVSAVAAACSLSDGDGGTQQTPTVTLVTHDSFLAPQEVLDAFQKQSGIKVSVLKQGDAGSLTNKLVLTKANPIGDVAYGVDSTFASRALAEGVFEPYTSPEADRGPQRYAVDPEHRLSAVDVGDVCVNVDTNYFAGKGIPAPSSYDDLADPKYKDLLVAEDPATASPGLAFLLGTIAKYGEAGWKDYWTKLKANGVKVVSGWEEAYTKQFSGSSGKGPRPIVVSYASSPAAEVGDDGKPRTKALLDTCYRQVEYAGVLANGKQVENARKVVDFLLSQQFQATVAANMYVYPARQGVDLPAGWAQVAPLPQKPQTLPADQVQAGREKWIGEWRTLVQ
- a CDS encoding 4a-hydroxytetrahydrobiopterin dehydratase, which gives rise to MTEILSDSEADGRLAADWTRSGAVISREVELASFPQAIEVVNRVAELAEAADHHPDIDIRWRTLTFRLSTHSAGGLTAKDFDLASQIDEVLAAV
- a CDS encoding ArsR family transcriptional regulator, with protein sequence MKASSSLLPLLRSRMQGELLALVLLHPEREYSITELAEACGVTPTAVLREVERLVGGGILEDRRVGRSRLVKARTDTPLYRPLSEVIAVTFGPLPLLAEALSGLAGVREAYIYGSWAARYSGEPGPPPGDVDVLVVGSPDPDALFDLAEGVSRRLGREVNVHRISPASWAADSADPFLTSVRERPLVPLPLDQETSR
- the ychF gene encoding redox-regulated ATPase YchF; translated protein: MSLTLGIVGLPNVGKSTLFNALTRNNVLAANYPFATIEPNVGVVPLPDPRLDKLAELHKSEKIVPAVVSFVDIAGIVKGASEGAGLGNKFLANIREANAICQVIRVFDDPDVIHVDGRIDPLSDIETINTELILADLQTLEKAVWRLEKEARTKKEAKPALEAAQKAKEILDSGRTLFSAQKDVDLELLREHSLLTTKPFLYVFNADEAVLTDEARREELTKLVAPADAVFLDAKVEAELLELDDEESVRELLESVGQPEPGLYSLARAGFHTLGLQTYLTAGPKESRAWTIPQGATAPQAAGVIHTDFERGFIKAEIVSYDDLMAAGSMAAARAAGKVRMEGKDYVMADGDVVEFRFNV
- a CDS encoding AlkA N-terminal domain-containing protein: MVTETLSLWRDAERCYRVVTARDSRFDGQFIMAVRTTGIYCRPSCPASTPKVQNVRFFPTSAAAQANGFRACRRCLPDAVPGSPDWNVRADLAARAMRLISDGTVEREGVPGLARRLGYSERQLGRVLTAELGAGPLALARAHRAHSARLLIEMSELPLTDVAFAAGFSSVRQFNETIREVFATTPSQLRAFAASRRGRQSDVTGTRLSLRLPFRPPFDASGLLRFFAAHALPGIEEVTAETYARTLRLAHGTGVVRLTPSPDHVRCELVLTDLRDLGSAVSRVRRLLDLDADPAAVTRVLGADPALAPVVAAVPGIRVPGAVDGEELLLRALLDGVPPGEEVPGEWGVKRLFPTAAQVATAGLGETVTGVAAALAEGRLAVHVGREAAELRAELLACPGVDPSTADYVLMRVLGAPDVLLAGDTEVRRGAEALGIAPASLGERARAWTPWCSYAGMYLRNAAAPTLAG
- a CDS encoding DUF1737 domain-containing protein, with the translated sequence MTDQPPNGLPRYRLLTGPDDAKFCHRVSEALELGYRLHGSPAATFDGNQVIVAQALLWQGEQG
- a CDS encoding SMC family ATPase, whose amino-acid sequence is MRLHRLEVEAFGPYCAREVVDFDVLGADGLFLLHGETGAGKTTLLDAIAFALFGVVPGARNEAKRLRCDLAERDQVTEVALELTVQGHRLKIVRNPEYQRPKRRGEGTTTQQARVSLSWIGTAPAGLAPEGLIRIEEVARTVERLLGMTAAQFFQVVLLPQGEFARFLRSDTAEREKLLERLFGTERFADVERWFADLRAERGRELEARQRDVRELLARYAQEAQQDPPETDVAEWVGAVLTEAEARVGQVTAEEERARAAAQRADLYLQEERAGAEKIRRVRTAHLRLLEITEQAPQRAEWAQEVAAARRAAGVAVEADLLDRRAAELTEAEQAEKARGARLREFGTRATGDLKARAAAAREEAGAVAELVAEAEQQELDVMRRDDRKLVAVTARQQVEELSAELAAIPGRLAELRAGALEAAEAEAKLDGAKAKVEELRAFARDAAELPEAQAKVQRGEAKLREVVDTHQAARQRRLDLRERRLDGMAAELAAALPDGAPCPVCGSAEHPAKANRDVELVDPAEERAAEEAEQAADAVRQRVVVALEEAKARLAGLIERLAGRTAGSITAELAEARATVAALTGQASAKAKLGHQVVLLERDLEARTERLRRAEQAATEAMTDVRALEERLAERERRLVAGRGEFADVGARRQHLLGLAEALEAVAEARTAVVGARERVTQQRALVDAAVAAKGFTSLKKARAAMLPDEQIEKLEQGIAEAEAAAAGARALLAEPDLFGISPDDVVDVGRAADAAQLARARADSAYAALRAATAQHEELTRLAGLLRAALAGLAPAEAEYAELRALAEVVNGRGQNSRKMSLRSYVLAARLEEVAVAATHRLRTMSQGRYSFVHSDAAGARGTRGGLGIDVLDDYSGTIRPAKTLSGGESFLASLALALGLADVVAGEAGGALLDTLFVDEGFGTLDAETLDVVMNILDELRAGGRVVGLVSHVEELRQRIPTRLRVRKSRTGSTLEVRAG
- a CDS encoding exonuclease SbcCD subunit D; the encoded protein is MRFLHTSDWHIGRTFHGADLLAEQEAVLGHLADLVAGEAIDAVLVAGDIYDRAVPSAEAVRVATKAVARIRAAGAQLVVTPGNHDSAPRLGAFAEFAAAGGLHLRTTVAGLAEPVLLDDAGGPVAVYGIPYLEPEPARHALGVPDARGHTGVLTEAMRRIRADLGTRPGVRSVVLAHAFVTGGEPTDSERTIAVGGVEQVPGSVFDGVDYVALGHLHGPQTLAEHLRYSGSPLAYSFSEARQRKSVWLVDLDADGLAEVRRHELPVPRALAALTGELEDLLLDPAHDAYLDHFLSVTVTDRVRPVDAMRRLRMRFPYAVHLEWEPAGGHAGAPLRYSDAVRGRSDIEVSRSFLDDCRGAPPTESEEQLLFLALEAADRGALAK